A genomic region of Zea mays cultivar B73 chromosome 6, Zm-B73-REFERENCE-NAM-5.0, whole genome shotgun sequence contains the following coding sequences:
- the LOC103629606 gene encoding uncharacterized protein has protein sequence MANEQSGLPLRRWKPFYSAFQAIDGAIEACGYPRAEYRDVRGEIVVLLRGATDDGVAEQLCAVLDDVMVESLKTLLVAPVPHDLLASTELARTVGALGSHGSSRIRSLARDVVRGWRVAVEASFATAVAVKKKLDNLSADQIPLPRAAVDKVHVPSAKMLPAAAEVHNKKPDIPPAKMISIATAVEVHNKKAHVPPATTLPTAEEHKKHHYVPPTKTLPPAAILSNQQKNISETKKPAVAESEKMEATKRKLRESYQEADGVKRRHSIHTIREEEGKLLEEEQWKMHASHRAIGCRTSSGVRCSRPPRVL, from the coding sequence ATGGCCAACGAGCAGAGCGGGCTTCCCCTGCGGAGGTGGAAGCCTTTCTACAGCGCTTTCCAGGCGATCGACGGCGCGATCGAGGCATGCGGCTACCCGCGCGCCGAGTATCGTGACGTGCGTGGCGAGATCGTCGTGCTGCTCCGCGGCGCCACGGATGACGGCGTGGCCGAGCAGCTCTGCGCCGTGCTCGACGACGTCATGGTCGAATCCCTCAAGACGCTGCTGGTCGCGCCCGTCCCGCACGACCTGCTGGCGTCCACCGAGCTGGCGAGGACCGTCGGCGCCCTCGGGAGCCACGGGTCGTCCCGGATCCGGAGCCTCGCGCGCGACGTCGtgcgcgggtggagggtagccGTCGAAGCCTCCTTCGCCACTGCTGTAGCGGTGAAGAAGAAACTCGACAATCTCTCTGCTGATCAGATCCCGCTCCCGCGCGCTGCCGTCGACAAGGTGCACGTACCGTCTGCCAAGATGCTTCCCGCTGCTGCTGAGGTACACAACAAGAAGCCGGACATACCACCAGCAAAGATGATTTCCATCGCTACCGCTGTCGAGGTACACAACAAGAAGGCGCACGTACCACCAGCAACGACGCTTCCCACCGCCGAGGAACACAAGAAGCACCATTATGTTCCGCCAACGAAGACGCTTCCTCCCGCAGCAATTCTATCGAATCAACAGAAGAACATAAGTGAGACCAAGAAGCCGGCCGTCGCCGAGAGCGAGAAGATGGAGGCTACAAAACGCAAGCTACGAGAGAGTTACCAAGAAGCCGATGGAGTCAAGCGTCGGCACAGCATCCATACCATCAGGGAGGAAGAGGGGAAGCTGCTGGAGGAGGAGCAATGGAAGATGCATGCGTCCCATCGTGCGATAGGATGTAGGACCTCGTCAGGCGTCAGGTGTTCTCGGCCTCCTCGCGTGCTATAG